Proteins encoded within one genomic window of Chthonomonas sp.:
- a CDS encoding BlaI/MecI/CopY family transcriptional regulator: MNQKIGTFELELLLYLADSGPLPTRILFQEFGLPRQVGRTSVLKTLDRLMAKGFAEREEVGNLWHYRSKRSRAELEQERVQEFVQSAFGGDTRPLVQFLSGGAAINQRDLAELKSLVQKLSGGADQ; the protein is encoded by the coding sequence ATGAATCAAAAAATCGGGACCTTCGAACTGGAACTGCTTCTCTATCTCGCGGATAGTGGGCCGCTACCGACACGCATCTTGTTCCAGGAATTCGGCTTACCCCGCCAGGTGGGCCGTACAAGCGTTCTCAAGACGTTGGATCGACTGATGGCGAAGGGGTTTGCCGAGAGGGAAGAGGTTGGCAACTTGTGGCACTATCGAAGCAAACGCAGTCGGGCCGAACTAGAACAGGAGCGCGTCCAAGAATTTGTTCAGTCTGCGTTTGGCGGCGATACCCGTCCTCTTGTGCAGTTTCTTTCTGGTGGTGCCGCAATCAATCAGCGTGATCTCGCCGAGCTCAAATCTCTCGTGCAAAAGTTGTCCGGGGGCGCTGACCAGTGA
- a CDS encoding DEAD/DEAH box helicase family protein: MSTSGFQFDPKQQYQLDAIQSVVELFDGQPKDVERLKTTLKTANPSDDVQNLRLDMDYSEEIGAIGNNLVLDHEVILANLQRVQDRNGLEVIPKLFDNALDFDIEMETGTGKTYVYLRTMFELARNYNFSKFIILVPSVAIREGVNTSIRLMREHFRNLYPDLPFDATIYRGDSAEEVQSFATSTNLQILIMTIASIRGDKNNRIIHQTRDKLNGLRPIDYLKATRPFVIMDEPQNMESLLSQSSVSELAPTCTLRYSATHRKQRNVAYRLDPVDAHDLELVKQIVVTDIHQEGSDATPHIKLVEVKRDPWVARLELACRKADGTLERKVVSVRQNQELSDPRLTDNPVYEGWRVMEMSIEPPQIELTKHGILDVGESIGGASGAIYKEMIRETVKEHFRKDSMLRDKGIKVLSLFFVDKVASYLGDGVNNDDANGEFVKWFDEVFVEERAKSQRWQELIPHDPSEVRRAYFSQLKAKGKTTFQDSTGATKADDDAYELIMQDKERLLDEEEPVRFIFSHSALREGWDNPNVFQICTLREMGADVERRQTIGRGLRLPVTKTPQGFVRVGERSIATLTVVANESYQSFAKSLQKEYKDAGVEIGQVRKTEFAKIAAVDANGAVTDDLLGYNQSVEIWNHLDAKGFIKEGKITSKFLPDTLGFDLSLPEKFLPYEAEIISLVSRASIEKYVKPASKRQVRRLNKELYRTPEFEAFWETISRKTTYRVSVQREQIIENAVKAIQSSPPIDPLRIVATYAGVKVLRGGAKGSVVREGSKDLKGSYDLPDIVTELQEATSLTRATIIDILIQSEKLDWFLGNPNDFIALAKRKLQDELAKLVVEGIQYEKIAGYVYELRELQKDGEEEKERFLDQLYKVQNGQKTDFDYVVYDSDVERQFAEILDGMPDIKLFMKLPAKFQIPTPVGPYNPDWAIIKHEDGQDRIYMIRETKSTLDDSKLRPTEVAKMRSAKKHFAAIGVEGSETLEGYGRSVPGRWNI, translated from the coding sequence ATGAGCACTTCCGGTTTTCAGTTTGATCCGAAGCAACAGTATCAGCTCGACGCGATTCAGAGCGTCGTGGAGCTTTTCGATGGGCAGCCGAAGGACGTCGAGAGGCTCAAGACCACGCTGAAGACTGCGAATCCTTCGGATGACGTTCAGAACCTCCGGCTCGACATGGACTACTCCGAGGAAATCGGGGCAATCGGCAACAATCTCGTCTTAGACCACGAGGTCATCTTAGCCAACCTCCAGCGGGTTCAAGACCGCAATGGTCTGGAAGTCATTCCGAAGCTCTTCGACAACGCTCTCGACTTCGACATCGAGATGGAAACGGGAACAGGAAAGACCTATGTGTACCTCCGCACGATGTTCGAGCTTGCTCGGAACTACAACTTCAGTAAGTTCATCATTCTCGTACCGAGCGTGGCTATCCGCGAGGGAGTGAATACAAGCATCCGGTTGATGCGGGAGCACTTCCGTAATCTCTATCCGGATCTTCCATTCGACGCCACCATCTACCGAGGTGATTCAGCGGAGGAGGTGCAGTCCTTTGCGACTTCAACGAACCTCCAGATCCTTATCATGACCATTGCCTCGATTCGGGGCGACAAGAACAATCGAATCATCCATCAGACCCGAGACAAGCTGAATGGTTTACGCCCCATTGACTACCTAAAGGCCACCCGGCCGTTTGTGATCATGGATGAGCCTCAAAACATGGAGTCGCTGCTTTCGCAGTCTTCGGTCAGTGAACTTGCCCCGACTTGTACTCTCAGGTATAGCGCGACGCACCGAAAGCAACGGAACGTGGCGTATCGCCTTGATCCGGTGGACGCTCATGACCTGGAGCTGGTCAAGCAAATCGTTGTCACTGATATTCACCAGGAGGGTTCTGATGCGACCCCGCATATCAAACTCGTTGAGGTGAAGCGTGATCCGTGGGTTGCGCGTCTCGAACTAGCTTGCCGAAAAGCTGACGGCACGCTCGAACGTAAGGTTGTGAGCGTGCGCCAGAACCAGGAGCTGTCTGATCCTCGACTCACCGACAACCCAGTCTACGAAGGCTGGCGGGTCATGGAGATGAGCATCGAGCCGCCTCAAATCGAGCTCACGAAGCATGGCATCCTCGATGTCGGCGAGAGCATCGGAGGCGCTTCCGGCGCGATCTATAAGGAAATGATCCGTGAGACGGTCAAGGAGCATTTCCGAAAGGATTCCATGCTTCGCGATAAAGGCATCAAGGTGCTGAGTCTCTTCTTCGTGGACAAAGTCGCGAGCTACCTTGGGGACGGCGTGAACAATGACGACGCGAACGGCGAGTTCGTGAAGTGGTTCGACGAAGTATTCGTGGAAGAGCGGGCGAAGTCCCAACGTTGGCAAGAGTTGATTCCGCACGATCCTTCAGAGGTGCGCCGAGCGTACTTCTCGCAACTCAAAGCCAAGGGCAAGACGACATTCCAGGATTCAACCGGGGCCACGAAGGCCGACGACGACGCCTACGAGCTGATCATGCAGGACAAGGAGCGACTTCTCGACGAAGAGGAGCCGGTTCGATTCATCTTCAGCCACTCGGCTTTGCGCGAGGGCTGGGACAACCCAAACGTGTTCCAAATCTGCACTCTCCGCGAGATGGGAGCCGACGTTGAGCGTCGGCAGACAATTGGCCGCGGACTTCGATTGCCGGTCACGAAAACACCACAGGGCTTCGTTCGAGTAGGAGAGCGAAGCATTGCGACGCTGACGGTTGTGGCGAACGAGTCTTACCAGTCCTTTGCCAAAAGCCTCCAGAAGGAATACAAGGATGCGGGCGTTGAGATTGGGCAAGTTCGGAAGACCGAGTTTGCCAAGATCGCCGCTGTCGATGCGAATGGCGCGGTTACTGATGACCTGCTCGGATACAACCAATCCGTCGAAATCTGGAATCACCTGGATGCCAAGGGCTTCATCAAGGAAGGCAAGATCACTTCCAAGTTTCTTCCCGATACGCTCGGGTTTGATCTGAGCCTCCCTGAAAAGTTTCTTCCGTACGAGGCCGAGATCATCAGCCTGGTGAGCCGGGCGAGCATCGAGAAGTACGTCAAGCCCGCCAGCAAGCGGCAGGTTCGTCGGCTCAATAAGGAGCTGTATCGAACACCTGAATTTGAGGCATTCTGGGAGACGATCAGCCGCAAGACCACTTATCGAGTCTCGGTGCAGAGAGAGCAGATCATCGAGAATGCAGTGAAGGCGATTCAGTCTTCACCGCCGATAGACCCGCTGCGGATTGTCGCCACCTATGCTGGAGTGAAGGTTCTACGTGGCGGCGCGAAGGGCTCTGTCGTTCGAGAGGGATCGAAGGACTTGAAGGGCAGCTACGATCTGCCTGACATCGTGACCGAGCTTCAGGAAGCCACCTCCCTCACGAGGGCCACGATCATCGACATCCTGATCCAAAGCGAGAAACTTGATTGGTTCCTCGGAAATCCAAACGACTTCATCGCACTAGCGAAGCGGAAGCTCCAGGATGAGCTTGCCAAGCTCGTGGTTGAGGGGATTCAGTACGAGAAGATCGCTGGCTACGTCTATGAGCTGCGCGAACTTCAGAAGGATGGCGAGGAAGAGAAGGAACGATTCCTCGATCAGTTGTACAAGGTCCAGAATGGACAGAAGACTGACTTCGACTATGTTGTCTACGACTCGGACGTCGAGCGGCAGTTCGCCGAGATTCTGGATGGAATGCCGGACATCAAACTCTTCATGAAGCTGCCCGCGAAGTTCCAGATACCAACTCCCGTCGGGCCGTACAATCCGGACTGGGCGATCATCAAGCATGAGGACGGCCAGGATCGAATCTATATGATCCGGGAGACCAAGAGCACCCTGGATGATTCCAAACTCCGCCCGACCGAAGTTGCAAAGATGAGGTCAGCGAAGAAGCATTTCGCCGCGATTGGGGTCGAAGGTTCTGAGACGTTAGAGGGCTACGGACGATCAGTGCCGGGAAGGTGGAACATATAA
- a CDS encoding DUF2130 domain-containing protein → MKEIICPHCGKAFKIDEAGYADILRQVRNSEFNQELHERLEQAEKEKQAALALKEAEVTNALRAEASSKDAEIERLKAELAAADVAKSLALEQSVGAIERERDALKQELELKKLEQQSALELQKAQLEREAVAAITAKESELQELRAKLDSHGLEKQLAVTEAVGTVEKERDELKSKLQQAESERKLGEQSLKEKYETQIKDRDQAIERLKDLKAKLSTKMVGETLEQHCEIEFNRIRATAFQRAYFEKDTDARTGSKGDFIFRDFDADGIEIVSIMFEMKNESDGTATKQKNEDFLKELDKDRNEKNCEYAVLVSLLEPESELYNAGIVDVSHRSPKMYVIRPQFFIPMITLLRNSAMNAVQYKSELALIKSQNIDVTNFERDLEEFKSAFGRNYDLASKRFKTAIEEIDKSIDHLQKTKDALLGTDRNLRLANDKAQEVTVKKLVRKNPTMAAKFEEASQRKSLPGIGEESSTESTQE, encoded by the coding sequence ATGAAAGAGATCATCTGCCCCCACTGTGGTAAAGCCTTCAAGATTGATGAGGCCGGATATGCCGACATTTTGAGGCAGGTCAGGAACAGCGAGTTCAACCAGGAGCTTCACGAGCGGCTAGAACAGGCTGAGAAAGAGAAACAGGCAGCACTTGCTTTGAAAGAAGCGGAGGTTACTAACGCTCTGAGAGCCGAGGCGTCTTCTAAGGACGCTGAGATTGAACGGCTCAAGGCTGAATTGGCAGCTGCTGATGTCGCGAAGAGTCTGGCGCTTGAACAATCTGTTGGGGCGATTGAGCGAGAGCGGGATGCGCTGAAGCAAGAACTTGAACTAAAGAAGCTTGAGCAGCAATCAGCGCTTGAACTGCAGAAGGCTCAGTTGGAACGGGAGGCCGTGGCGGCAATCACTGCGAAGGAGTCGGAACTTCAGGAATTGAGGGCAAAGTTAGACAGCCACGGACTGGAGAAGCAGTTGGCCGTGACTGAGGCTGTGGGAACCGTTGAGAAGGAGCGTGACGAACTGAAAAGCAAGTTGCAGCAAGCCGAATCTGAACGCAAGCTGGGGGAGCAGTCACTTAAAGAGAAGTACGAGACGCAGATTAAGGATCGTGATCAGGCTATTGAGCGGCTAAAAGACCTGAAGGCAAAACTCTCCACGAAGATGGTCGGAGAGACTTTAGAGCAGCACTGCGAGATTGAGTTCAATCGAATCCGAGCAACTGCTTTTCAGCGTGCCTATTTCGAGAAAGACACCGATGCCCGTACCGGAAGCAAGGGCGACTTCATCTTCCGTGACTTTGACGCGGACGGAATCGAGATCGTCTCGATCATGTTCGAGATGAAGAATGAGAGTGATGGCACGGCAACTAAGCAAAAGAACGAAGACTTCCTGAAGGAGCTAGACAAGGATCGGAATGAGAAGAACTGCGAATATGCGGTCCTCGTTTCGCTTCTGGAACCGGAAAGCGAGCTGTACAACGCTGGAATCGTGGACGTTTCACACCGTTCTCCCAAGATGTACGTAATTCGGCCACAGTTCTTCATTCCAATGATCACGCTGTTGAGGAACTCCGCAATGAACGCCGTGCAGTACAAGTCTGAGTTGGCGTTGATAAAGTCACAAAATATCGATGTGACGAACTTTGAGAGGGATTTGGAGGAGTTCAAGAGTGCCTTCGGGCGCAACTATGATTTGGCTTCAAAGCGCTTCAAGACAGCCATTGAAGAGATTGACAAATCCATCGACCACCTGCAGAAGACAAAGGATGCACTTCTGGGGACTGACCGAAATCTCCGGCTCGCAAACGACAAGGCACAAGAGGTTACGGTAAAGAAGCTTGTTCGCAAGAACCCTACAATGGCAGCCAAGTTTGAAGAAGCTAGCCAGAGAAAGTCATTGCCAGGGATCGGCGAGGAAAGCAGCACCGAATCTACTCAAGAGTGA
- a CDS encoding AAA family ATPase, with amino-acid sequence MHALEVTIHNFRSIHHAVIRLESLSLIAGANNAGKSNIIDAIRLFYGEIKWDSNRDLPKVTPEDTESWVEIEFKPSADELSQLKDEYKSSNDTFRVRNYVSPSTGPDGKQRSGYYAYEGGSLSENLFYGAKNVGSGKVGHIVYIPAVSKIDDTTKLSGPSALRELVATVLNKVVAGSEAYEALTEAFQTFEGTIKTQTSPDGQSIEALELEVSKEIQGWSTTFSLAVQTIQPEEMLKTIIKPQLIDESHGGEVDQSRFGAGFQRHLVYTLIKLAAKHTNAPKASATSKKEFSPNLTWILFEEPEAFLHPSQEEVLQDSLLKLASDESTQVLLTTHSPRFVSRSMNDLTRLIRVRRDNGVTSSFQLSQIELDTLFQDALVADDTITPIGTTPADYNKAALMASLKTELWMQASRSTAFFAQRVILVEGPSEVALYRYLITRALMDPPANGLAVIDCMGKYNIHRFVSILSAFGIDHSILYDGDSGNSHDTEVTAAINTAKTSYTKRITRIPQDLETQLGITPLPRSESHRKPQYILYNLEIGSISSTSVDAIKQEFCDLATN; translated from the coding sequence ATGCACGCACTAGAAGTCACAATTCATAACTTCCGCAGTATTCACCATGCAGTGATTCGACTTGAATCGCTATCTCTGATTGCGGGAGCAAATAACGCAGGCAAGAGCAACATCATTGACGCTATTAGGCTGTTCTATGGAGAAATCAAATGGGACAGTAATCGAGATCTGCCCAAAGTTACTCCCGAAGATACGGAGTCGTGGGTCGAGATTGAATTCAAGCCAAGCGCAGATGAACTATCACAACTCAAAGACGAGTACAAGTCTTCAAATGATACGTTCAGAGTTAGGAATTATGTCAGCCCGTCAACCGGACCAGACGGCAAGCAGAGATCCGGCTACTATGCTTATGAAGGCGGGAGCCTCTCAGAGAATCTGTTCTACGGCGCGAAAAACGTTGGTTCAGGCAAAGTAGGGCACATCGTATACATTCCAGCTGTCAGCAAGATTGACGATACTACGAAGCTCTCCGGGCCATCGGCACTTCGTGAGCTGGTCGCCACTGTGTTGAACAAGGTGGTTGCAGGAAGTGAAGCATATGAGGCATTGACTGAGGCTTTTCAAACGTTCGAAGGCACGATTAAGACGCAGACCAGCCCTGACGGTCAATCAATCGAAGCATTAGAGCTGGAAGTTTCTAAAGAAATTCAAGGGTGGTCAACAACATTCTCTCTTGCCGTTCAGACAATACAGCCTGAGGAAATGCTCAAGACAATTATTAAGCCTCAGCTAATCGATGAATCACACGGGGGTGAGGTAGATCAGTCACGCTTTGGAGCGGGCTTTCAGCGGCATCTGGTCTACACATTGATCAAGCTTGCAGCAAAGCATACAAACGCACCAAAGGCATCAGCTACTTCAAAGAAAGAATTCAGTCCAAATTTGACGTGGATTCTGTTTGAGGAGCCGGAGGCGTTTTTACATCCGTCTCAAGAGGAAGTCCTCCAGGACAGTCTACTAAAGTTGGCTAGCGATGAATCTACGCAGGTTCTGCTAACTACGCACAGCCCGCGCTTCGTAAGTCGTTCGATGAATGACTTGACTCGGCTGATTCGAGTTCGAAGGGATAATGGCGTGACTTCGTCATTTCAACTCAGCCAGATTGAACTGGACACGCTCTTTCAAGATGCGTTGGTCGCGGACGATACGATTACTCCCATTGGAACAACTCCTGCCGATTATAACAAGGCTGCGTTGATGGCCTCGTTAAAGACCGAGTTATGGATGCAGGCAAGTCGTTCCACTGCCTTTTTTGCCCAAAGAGTGATCCTCGTCGAAGGCCCCAGCGAAGTGGCACTGTATCGCTACTTGATTACGCGAGCATTGATGGACCCGCCTGCGAATGGCTTAGCGGTCATCGACTGCATGGGAAAGTACAACATCCATCGTTTCGTTTCAATTCTGAGTGCGTTTGGGATTGACCATTCGATTTTGTACGATGGTGATAGCGGAAACTCGCACGACACCGAAGTAACGGCTGCCATCAATACCGCAAAGACTTCATACACGAAGAGAATTACTCGTATCCCGCAAGATCTAGAGACCCAACTTGGCATCACCCCCCTGCCGAGATCTGAATCGCATAGGAAGCCCCAATACATACTCTATAATCTTGAAATTGGCAGCATATCATCGACCTCCGTCGATGCGATCAAGCAAGAGTTCTGCGATCTTGCCACCAACTGA
- a CDS encoding site-specific integrase produces the protein MPRTGRREKGSGSIFKRGKKYVAQVQDGFTDQGRPKYRQVSCRTQAEAVKALNELNALLVAGRSIPDRRGHTVSSWLDVWLEEHVKPNREIKTYEFYRLMCERRIKPYLGRMELQRVTPMDVTRLFKTIEDDGATANTIAAVRRTLRAAYGVAMKFGEAHDNPVSKTFAPKVKRNAKVYFDAEQVQKLLTALEDSPIENLVKFTLATGMRIGEVTGLTWDGVDLKQKTILVSSQLQRMGKKLVLKPLKTEKSMRTMPLVGHSLDVVRSERNRQEDEGYENELDLVFLNPWGRPFDPKYVNDYLHIALEKAGLPRTGMHSLRHSAATFMLMAGLNLHQVSRYLGHSQIALTSNLYGHVLDGAMRDAAERLQQSYQVKR, from the coding sequence ATGCCCCGTACAGGAAGACGAGAGAAGGGATCAGGAAGCATCTTCAAGCGCGGCAAGAAGTACGTCGCACAAGTGCAGGATGGCTTCACGGATCAGGGTCGCCCGAAGTATCGCCAGGTGAGCTGCCGAACGCAAGCCGAAGCGGTGAAGGCGCTCAATGAGCTGAATGCCCTGCTCGTCGCTGGAAGGAGCATTCCTGACCGTCGCGGCCACACGGTCTCCTCTTGGCTCGACGTCTGGCTGGAGGAGCACGTCAAGCCGAACCGAGAGATCAAGACATACGAGTTCTACCGGCTCATGTGCGAACGGCGAATCAAGCCCTACCTCGGGCGGATGGAGCTCCAGCGAGTGACGCCGATGGACGTCACAAGGCTCTTTAAGACCATCGAAGATGACGGCGCGACAGCGAACACCATCGCGGCGGTACGGCGCACCCTACGGGCCGCGTACGGCGTTGCGATGAAGTTTGGAGAAGCTCACGACAATCCAGTGTCCAAGACGTTCGCCCCGAAGGTGAAGCGGAATGCAAAGGTCTACTTCGACGCCGAGCAGGTTCAGAAGCTCCTGACTGCGCTGGAGGACTCACCCATAGAGAACCTAGTCAAGTTCACCTTGGCTACCGGAATGCGAATTGGAGAGGTCACCGGACTCACATGGGACGGCGTGGACCTCAAGCAGAAGACCATTCTCGTCTCTTCGCAGCTTCAGCGAATGGGCAAGAAGCTCGTGCTGAAGCCGCTAAAGACCGAGAAGAGCATGCGAACCATGCCCCTCGTCGGCCACTCGCTCGACGTGGTTCGGTCGGAGCGAAACCGTCAGGAAGATGAGGGTTATGAGAACGAGCTTGATCTCGTATTCCTGAATCCGTGGGGGCGCCCCTTCGATCCGAAGTACGTCAACGACTACCTGCACATCGCCTTGGAAAAGGCGGGACTTCCCCGCACCGGCATGCATTCACTTCGCCACTCTGCGGCCACGTTCATGCTGATGGCAGGTTTGAACCTCCACCAGGTCAGCCGCTACCTCGGGCACTCGCAGATCGCGCTCACGTCAAATCTATACGGGCATGTCTTGGATGGGGCGATGAGGGATGCGGCAGAGCGACTACAACAGAGCTATCAGGTTAAGCGATGA
- a CDS encoding site-specific DNA-methyltransferase, whose product MNDNELIHETPGSTPDFKTELAAQLAELMPEVVADGKIDVIKLRELLGEDVGSDTERFGLFWPGKKRALRAAQEPTTATLRPDKANSKDWDTTKNVFIEGDNLEVLKILQKHYHNKIKLIYIDPPYNTGKDFVYPDNYKEGLETYLEWTRQVNEEGKKVSTNSESEGRYHSNWLNMMYPRLKLARNLLADDGIILISIGDDEQANLKKLCDEVFGEVNQIGVVPRIAKRTSDKGTFFRPTKDYVLAYARRVDYLQEFGIAKDANPDNYPLEEKDGRKYKQSGASLYQPSLDARPNQRYYIEAPDGSLIIPPGTVFPEKRADAEKVKPKSNSDKVWRWSVETYLAQKDRLIFTKASSKNPLLDENGNQSKWNIYPKVYHDEDQHATLHPEDVIYDFPNSQGTKELKALGVPFAFAKPVGLLEFLIKLVNDDDAIILDFFAGSATTAHAVMALNAKDGGTRRFIQVQLPEPTPDDSEAFQLGFETISEIARSRITLAGEKLAQSMGLESHNLDVGFRCYKLVDTNFSKWRVSSGIDRTALEQHLFSLLETARDDTKPDDLLAEILLKQGYSLTEKITESNIAGLDVRIVGDNLVIAYLTESVKPTLDQVRAIVDEAPARIIMLEDAFQGDDELKTNLAQLCKSKGIELWTA is encoded by the coding sequence ATGAACGATAACGAATTGATTCACGAAACCCCAGGCTCCACGCCGGACTTCAAAACTGAGCTTGCCGCTCAGCTTGCCGAACTGATGCCGGAGGTGGTTGCTGATGGGAAGATCGACGTGATCAAGTTACGGGAGCTTCTCGGCGAGGACGTGGGGAGCGACACAGAGCGATTCGGGTTGTTCTGGCCCGGTAAGAAGCGAGCATTGCGGGCCGCCCAAGAACCCACCACGGCCACTCTGCGGCCCGACAAGGCGAACAGCAAGGACTGGGACACCACCAAGAACGTCTTCATTGAGGGCGACAACCTCGAAGTGCTCAAGATTCTCCAGAAGCACTACCACAACAAGATCAAGTTGATCTACATCGATCCACCATACAACACAGGCAAGGACTTCGTCTATCCGGACAACTACAAGGAGGGCCTGGAGACGTATCTGGAGTGGACTCGGCAGGTGAACGAGGAGGGAAAGAAGGTCTCGACCAACAGTGAGAGCGAGGGCCGCTACCACTCGAATTGGCTGAACATGATGTATCCGCGACTGAAACTCGCTCGAAATCTGCTGGCCGACGATGGAATCATCCTCATTTCTATCGGTGACGACGAGCAAGCCAACTTAAAGAAACTTTGCGATGAGGTGTTCGGAGAGGTAAATCAAATTGGAGTGGTTCCTAGAATTGCAAAACGAACTTCAGATAAAGGAACATTCTTTCGACCAACGAAAGATTATGTTCTCGCATATGCACGCAGGGTGGATTATCTGCAAGAGTTTGGAATTGCCAAAGATGCTAACCCTGATAATTACCCACTGGAAGAAAAAGATGGCAGAAAATACAAGCAAAGTGGCGCATCATTGTATCAACCGTCTTTGGATGCAAGACCGAACCAGCGCTATTACATAGAGGCACCGGACGGCAGCTTGATCATCCCACCTGGAACCGTTTTTCCAGAAAAGAGGGCTGATGCAGAGAAAGTCAAGCCAAAGTCAAATTCTGATAAGGTGTGGCGGTGGTCAGTAGAGACTTATCTTGCCCAAAAAGATCGGCTTATATTCACGAAAGCGTCCTCCAAAAATCCGCTTCTTGACGAGAACGGTAATCAATCAAAATGGAACATATACCCAAAGGTTTATCATGACGAGGATCAACATGCGACGTTGCACCCTGAGGACGTGATTTATGACTTTCCAAACTCTCAGGGGACAAAGGAGCTCAAGGCCCTAGGAGTGCCTTTCGCATTTGCTAAGCCTGTAGGGCTTTTGGAATTCTTGATCAAGCTTGTGAACGATGATGATGCAATCATTCTTGACTTCTTCGCTGGCTCAGCAACCACCGCTCACGCGGTAATGGCACTGAACGCCAAGGATGGGGGTACGCGGCGTTTTATCCAGGTGCAGCTACCAGAGCCAACCCCAGACGACTCAGAGGCGTTCCAGCTAGGCTTCGAAACCATTTCCGAGATTGCAAGGTCGAGAATCACACTTGCGGGCGAGAAGCTTGCGCAGTCGATGGGGCTGGAATCACACAATCTCGACGTCGGATTCAGGTGCTACAAGCTCGTCGACACAAACTTCTCCAAGTGGCGCGTCTCGAGTGGCATCGACCGCACGGCTCTCGAGCAGCACCTCTTTAGTCTCCTTGAAACTGCAAGAGACGACACAAAGCCTGACGACTTGCTCGCTGAAATCTTACTTAAGCAGGGCTACTCGCTCACTGAGAAGATCACCGAATCGAATATAGCTGGCCTCGACGTGCGAATCGTAGGAGACAACCTCGTCATCGCCTACCTAACTGAGTCAGTCAAGCCAACCCTCGACCAAGTTCGAGCCATTGTTGATGAGGCTCCAGCGCGGATCATCATGCTCGAAGACGCCTTCCAAGGTGACGACGAACTCAAAACGAACCTCGCCCAGCTGTGCAAGAGCAAGGGCATCGAGCTCTGGACGGCGTAA